One region of Dysidea avara chromosome 1, odDysAvar1.4, whole genome shotgun sequence genomic DNA includes:
- the LOC136260241 gene encoding uncharacterized protein, translated as MASFSMKALGYKLSVTTIFLITLIIVTHSAPMKNKRDSGVSIGYKTQQFYCTSELIKLRVQYMMKHRKAVVLPTEQSNNSSDHELNIVNLSLQQFDFTCSIFTTAMAIKYQLQNSLFRGEYFVEQNDSLKRVNNIEDISKINSVLEYLQTLTDILQDIEEILSAKHCIVFSPSEYRRAYCELFDEDNCANGTSVLETLKHVHWTRVRSYPKEWQDPLPQHCMCSGSCFTK; from the exons ATGGCTAGTTTCAGCATGAAGGCTTTAGGATATAAGCTTTCAGTTACTACAATTTTCCTGATAACTTTGATCATTGTTACACACAGTGCTCCAATGAAGAACAAGCGGGACAGTGGAGTATCTATTGGCTACAAGACACAACAGTTCTATTGTACATCTGAACTTATTAAACTACGAGTCCAGTACATGATGAAG CATAGAAAAGCAGTTGTACTACCAACGGAACAGTCCAACAATTCTTCTGATCATGAACTCAACATTGTCAATCTATCACTGCAGCAGTTTGATTTCACGTGTAGTATATTCACAACTGCAATGGCTATAAAATATCAGTTACAGAATTCTTTATTCAGAGGAGAATATTTTGTTGAGCAAAATGACAGTTTGAAAAGAGTGAATAATATAGAAGATATCAGCAAAATAAACAGTGTGCTTGAGTATCTTCAAACACTGACTGATATTCTTCAAGACATTGAG GAAATTTTGTCAGCTAAACATTGCATAGTGTTTAGTCCCAGTGAGTACAGGAGAGCATATTGTGAATTATTTGATGAGGATAATTGTGCTAATGGTACTTCTGTGTTGGAGACCTTGAAGCATGTGCACTGGACTAGAGTACGGAGTTACCCCAAGGAATGGCAGGATCCATTACCACAGCACTGTATGTGCAGTGGTTCTTGTTTCACAAAATGA